The Winogradskyella schleiferi genome contains the following window.
GTTGTTTGTCCTTTTCGCGCTCTCCATCTTCCTTGTATTTTATTTTTTGCATATTCCCTAGATTCAATCCTGCATATCCGCCTAAACCTACTTTTAATTGCTTAACCGTTGAATACCTAAAATAGTCTTCTTTTTCGATTTTTTTGGAAGGCCCGAATTCTAAGTGCATTGGGATGACAAGGTTTGTCGTTCTAAATTTTACCTTATCGGCATCTATTGGGTATTCCTGTAAAGATATATCGCCATTTGTATTGACTAAATAGTTGTTATCCTTAATCTTTAATTTATTCCATTGAAAAGAGAACCCGTATTTTAATCTCCAAAAATTAGTATTTTCAAAAATTCTTGTTTTCCAAGCGTAGCCAAGTTCCAGAAATCCAGAGCCACCCAATTTGTATGGCGAATCCTCTAAATCTTGTCCATCTATAAGTGTATTGTTAAGTCCGAAAGCAAAAACAATATCAGTAGTGGTACGTCGGTCGTATTTTCTAGGTTTATCTTCAGATTTTTTACCCAAATAGATGAGGCTCTCATTTTGCTCTTCGTCACCGCCTCCTATTCTGAAAATAAAAAGATCATCTTCTGAATCATCGGTTCCGTATTCATAAGCATCATAACCATTCCGTTGCAACAAAGCTATTTGCTTATCTATGATTTCTTTTCGATTTTGAATATTAAGAACTGCGGTTTGTGCTTCTTCCTTTTTTAAATTTTCAGCCTCCTCTGCTGTAATTTCTTTAGCGTCTAAACGCTCATTGATTTTTTCAATTTTTAATTTTAAGATTGTTTTTTCATTGTCTTCAATTATAGCTCTATCTTTTTCCAAAAGACTAATTTTAGAATTTACTTTTTCTTTATGAATAGAATCTAATTGTTTGGTTTGCGCTTGAAGATTAGAAAATGTTAGGCTTATTATTAAGCATGCTAATAGTTTTGTAATTGTGTTCATGACTGTTCGTTTTTTGATTAATGATGATTTGATTTTGATGATAATATTTTAATTTATTGTCTATTTAATTATTACGATCTGCAACGGCTGTTTTTACGGTTTCGTAACTATCCTTTAAAGCTTCGAAAACTTTAGTTCTAAAGGATTGTCCCATTTCGTCTTCAACGCTCATTAACAATGCGTCAGCATCCGTTAACTTAATTGTTTCTTTTTTCAAATTTTCCTTAAACAATTCTTTACTTGCTATTTTTAATAAGGAATCTATTTCTCGGTCTGTAACGGAACTGTTTTCTGACTTTAGAGTTTTCATAGCTGCCGTAACAGCGTTTTTTAGGATAAGGTCATCGATTTCTAATTGCAATTCATTATTAACCGTTTCGTCCTTAATAATAGGAATTTCGTTTTTATCTGTTTCGTTGATTTCAGCTAGTTGAATTTTTGACTCAGTATTTTTAATTTTTTCGCTTTTACGGACAAAGGTTTTTGATTCTTTTGGCATTGGCACAATCTCTTCCTTCTCTTCTACCCTATTTTCTTCGTTTACTAATTCAATAGATTCTTTTTGATCTGGTTGCTCCGTTTTTATATTTATTTGTTCTTTTATTATACCCTCTTCTACTATTTTAGGCATTAATTCCTCAGCATCATTAGTGTTAAAAAACTGAATTGATATCGCCATCATAATCAATAATCCAGCTGCTATACTCAACCACCAAAACATTGATTTTTTTGATTTCTTTTCATCATCATCTAAACGACCCGATAGTTTAGACCAACTTTCCGATGTTGGAGACAAGGTTCGTTTTTCGAGCTTATCTTTTATATTTTCTTCAAATTTAATTGGAGCCATAACTGTTGTTATTTAATTCTTTAATTTTTTTCTGAAGCATTTGTCGTGCTTTGAATAGTTGCGATTTTGAGGTGCCTTCAGAAATCTTTAATAATTCCGCAATTTCTTGATGTTTGTAACCTTCTATCGCATACATTACAAAAACCATTCGGTATCCTTCTGGTAAACTATCGATGAGCAATTGTATTTCTGCTACTTCGATATTGGTATTGATGTTGTTAGACGAATCGTGTTCTAAATAATCGTCTTCAACCGCAAATTCAATTTTCTTTTGTTGTCTTAAATAGGAAATAGATTCACGCACCATTATTCGTCTTACCCAACCTTCGAAACTACCTTCATTTTTATACGATTTTAAATATTTAAATACTTTGAAAAAGCC
Protein-coding sequences here:
- a CDS encoding coiled-coil domain-containing protein; the protein is MNTITKLLACLIISLTFSNLQAQTKQLDSIHKEKVNSKISLLEKDRAIIEDNEKTILKLKIEKINERLDAKEITAEEAENLKKEEAQTAVLNIQNRKEIIDKQIALLQRNGYDAYEYGTDDSEDDLFIFRIGGGDEEQNESLIYLGKKSEDKPRKYDRRTTTDIVFAFGLNNTLIDGQDLEDSPYKLGGSGFLELGYAWKTRIFENTNFWRLKYGFSFQWNKLKIKDNNYLVNTNGDISLQEYPIDADKVKFRTTNLVIPMHLEFGPSKKIEKEDYFRYSTVKQLKVGLGGYAGLNLGNMQKIKYKEDGEREKDKQRDQFEVSEFVYGLSGYVALGDVALYVKYDLNPLFKNQVVDQNNISVGLRFDMD
- a CDS encoding RNA polymerase sigma factor, whose product is MKVIQLHNNETKLIQSAAKQNREAQHVLYELHAPKMLSVCRYYVKDVHQAEEVMLNGFFKVFKYLKSYKNEGSFEGWVRRIMVRESISYLRQQKKIEFAVEDDYLEHDSSNNINTNIEVAEIQLLIDSLPEGYRMVFVMYAIEGYKHQEIAELLKISEGTSKSQLFKARQMLQKKIKELNNNSYGSN